In one Nomascus leucogenys isolate Asia chromosome 13, Asia_NLE_v1, whole genome shotgun sequence genomic region, the following are encoded:
- the CSTF1 gene encoding cleavage stimulation factor subunit 1, translated as MYRTKVGLKDRQQLYKLIISQLLYDGYISIANGLINEIKPQSVCAPSEQLLHLIKLGMENDDTAVQYAIGRSDTVAPGTGIDLEFDADVQTMSPEASEYETCYVTSHKGPCRVATYSRDGQLIATGSADASIKILDTERMLAKSAMPIEVMMNETAQQNMENHPVIRTLYDHVDEVTCLAFHPTEQILASGSRDYTLKLFDYSKPSAKRAFKYIQEAEMLRSISFHPSGDFILVGTQHPTLRLYDINTFQCFVSCNPQDQHTDAICSVNYNSSANMYVTGSKDGCIKLWDGVSNRCITTFEKAHDGAEVCSAIFSKNSKYILSSGKDSVAKLWEISTGRTLVRYTGAGLSGRQVHRTQAVFNHTEDYVLLPDERTISLCCWDSRTAERRNLLSLGHNNIVRCIVHSPTNPGFMTCSDDFRARFWYRRSTTD; from the exons ATGTACAGAACCAAAGTGGGCTTGAAGGACCGCCAGCAGCTCTACAAGCTGATCATTAGCCAGCTGCTATATGACGGCTACATCAGCATTGCCAATGGGCTTATCAATGAAATCAAGCCTCAGTCTGTGTGTGCACCCTCGGAGCAGCTCCTGCATCTCATCAAACTAG gaatggaaaatgatGACACCGCAGTTCAGTATGCAATTGGTCGTTCAGATACTGTTGCCCCTGGCACAGGGATTGACCTGGAATTTGATGCAGATGTTCAGACTATGTCCCCAGAGGCTTCTGAGTACGAAACATGCTATGTCACATCACATAAAGGACCGTGCCGTGTAGCTACCTATAGTAGAGATGGACAGTTAATAGCTACTGGGTCTGCTGATGCTTCGATAAAGATACTTGACACAGAGAGGATGTTGGCCAAAAGTGCCATGCCAATAGAG GTCATGATGAATGAGACTGCACAACAAAATATGGAAAATCACCCAGTGATTCGAACTCTTTATGACCATGTGGATGAAGTCACATGCCTTGCTTTCCACCCAACAGAACAGATCCTGGCTTCTGGTTCAAGGGATTATACTcttaaattatttgattattcCAAACCATCAGCAAAAAGAGCCTTCAAATACATTCAG GAAGCTGAAATGTTACGCTCCATCTCTTTTCATCCTTCTGGAGACTTTATACTTGTCGGAACTCAGCATCCTACTCTTCGCCTTTATGATATCAACACCTTTCAATGTTTTGTCTCTTGCAATCCTCAAGATCAACACACCGATGCTATCTGTTCCGTTAATTACAATTCTAGTGCCAATATGTATGTAACTGGAAGCAAGGACGGCTGCATCAAATTATGGGATGGTGTTTCAAATCGATGCATCACAACTTTTGAGAAAGCACACGACGGTGCTGAAGTTTGTTCTGccattttttccaaaaattctaAGTACATTCTCTCAAGTGGAAAAGACTCTGTAGCTAAACTTTGGGAAATATCAACAGGACGAACACTGGTCAGATACACGG GCGCGGGTTTAAGTGGACGCCAGGTGCACCGGACACAGGCTGTGTTTAACCACACCGAGGACTATGTGTTGCTGCCCGACGAGAGGACGATCAGTCTTTGCTGCTGGGACTCGAGGACAGCCGAGCGGAGAAACCTGCTCTCACTGGGGCACAACAACATTGTACGCTGCATAGTGCACTCCCCCACCAACCCCGGGTTCATGACGTGCAGCGATGACTTCAGAGCGCGGTTTTGGTACCGGAGATCGACCACCGACTGA